Proteins encoded in a region of the Magallana gigas chromosome 8, xbMagGiga1.1, whole genome shotgun sequence genome:
- the LOC105339321 gene encoding T-box transcription factor TBX20, which yields MARDRFAAMEEPLDLTTKKVIPEIPFDNAQFFPPSRQRGEYHPECPRLQPPGEDAVRGADHGEVVLTGARPSLEDVGNPRCRYFETTYHKDSVELVNRSLRTASGLDYPSHIGIPREEDRTQTTQQCVIKSPLYRGPRSAESPQRELLRLQGEATKNGGRHTPNQGEWAPDQQLPPGIDTPGNLSYEQEGLRVSVLDAHLWMAFNEIQTEMIINRGGRRMFPYLYISVSGLDPEGIYDVLLDILPADKRRFKFFNDSWMPVGVAEPQQENAPYVHPESPSPGSLWMARKISFARVKLTNSLESNAENVFLHSMHKYVIRITLQKRNKVTAEVEKFTRFLLQETNFIAVTAYQNSKITHLKILNNPFAKAFRGDKPRYKRQRRRHLDGKESKTDQIFSTGTDGDIASDERSKGISDSHLIFPWTSPSIVVHPNEDEIQMKGDFVTESDRESAVKKVSLSPYLLSAYRYNAGIYASLVAYHARLSELNSASDT from the exons ATGGCGAGAGATCGTTTTGCCGCAATGGAAGAG CCACTTGACCTGACGACTAAAAAAGTCATTCCAGAAATCCCGTTTGACAATGCTCAGTTTTTCCCACCATCGCGACAAAGGGGTGAATACCACCCTGAATGCCCGCGCCTACAGCCCCCTGGGGAGGACGCAGTGCGAGGTGCGGACCACGGCGAGGTGGTTCTGACAGGTGCGCGTCCGTCGTTAGAGGATGTTGGTAATCCGAGGTGCAGGTATTTTGAGACTACCTATCACAAAGACTCTGTCGAATTGGTAAACAGATCTTTGAGAACGGCATCGGGCCTTGACTACCCTTCACACATTGGGATCCCAAGGGAGGAGGACAGAACCCAGACTACACAACAATGTGTCATCAAGTCACCGCTGTATCGGGGCCCGCGCTCTGCCGAAAGTCCACAGCGCGAACTACTCAGGCTACAGGGGGAGGCAACAAAGAACGGCGGGAGACACACCCCGAACCAGGGGGAGTGGGCGCCCGACCAGCAGTTACCCCCGGGGATAGACACTCCTGGGAACTTGTCTTATGAGCAGGAGGGGTTGAGGGTGAGCGTGCTGGACGCGCACCTGTGGATGGCATTCAATGAAATCCAGACCGAGATGATCATCAACCGAGGCGGAAG AAGAATGTTCCCGTACCTGTATATATCTGTTTCCGGTCTGGATCCGGAAGGTATTTACGATGTCTTGTTAGACATACTTCCGGCGGATAAGCgaagattcaaatttttcaatgaCTCCTGGATGCCGGTAGGGGTCGCTGAGCCGCAGCAAGAGAACGCCCCCTATGTACACCCCGAGAGCCCCAGCCCCGGCTCCCTGTGGATGGCTCGGAAAATCTCGTTCGCCCGAGTCAAACTCACCAACAGCCTGGAGTCTAACGCGGAAAAC gTGTTTCTACATTCTATGCATAAATACGTCATTAGGATTACGTTACAGAAACGTAATAAGGTCACGGCGGAAGTAGAAAAATTCACGCGGTTTTTGCTGCAAGAGACGAATTTCATCGCCGTGACAGCCTATCAGAACAGCAAAATCACCCACCTGAAAATCCTCAACAATCCCTTCGCTAAAGCCTTCCGCGGGGACAAACCAAG GTACAAAAGACAGAGACGAAGGCACTTAGATGGAAAAGAAAGCAAGACTGACCAAATTTTTTCTACTGGGACAG ATGGTGACATTGCCAGTGACGAGAGAAGCAAAGGAATCAGCGATTCTCACCTGATTTTTCCGTGGACGAGTCCGTCTATTGTGGTCCATCCTAACGAAG atGAAATCCAGATGAAGGGGGATTTTGTGACCGAATCTGACCGGGAGTCTGCCGTCAAGAAAGTGTCGCTGTCACCGTATCTACTGAGTGCCTACCGCTATAACGCCGGGATCTACGCCAGTCTAGTGGCTTACCATGCGCGGCTGTCTGAGCTCAACAGCGCCTCAGACACTTAG
- the LOC105339320 gene encoding protein FAM184A, protein MATSAKTPFSHYQNGKYGTLPGNPGNNSEVTQDMHLKMSKKIAQLTKVIYALNTKNDEHEAVVQTLKEQHEEQIQQLLSETREKILKIKQKIDNDSDHKHTISNLQNCVAEHEKHKKEALSKFEGYKRQAEERENKLKTEHSQKYLELSQEVLAAKRHFEEQLSKFELWRKEADSEKEKALEEQKQIHTKEMDELRDFFRSQNNDWLNECAKIEDKYKAELEGLRAQSETLNSEKQKLTEDYESKLAKAKAFYEKELEVLRNAKDSSVEDVVNRYKQEQEKLKKDFLSQQKELKLQIERLVNELSVSEENTDKLRKELDSLRDSMKDKDATSSGLFQQLQQVRVEAADASKRLKELQSELVATKERCSQQAEDLNRKSVHIGQLEGTVVQKTSKIKELEDEIRKLKDRLSWLESERKSLENQKESLSESQQSQLKSLERSLEDLSIEKQTMMTRLEKEIQSLKEKSATRERELTEQHTSQVQQLNQAHSQSLEMTKKKADDQLTQTKEEMLKKYHEDVERLNKDKSSLLDEFERTKQELHNKLAAAEAEVQRLERIVKDSESGLGSASSQINSLKDASHRLKSELEKTREELRTSKTNAANLKVELDKLQNLYDAKMIEAQAELKTKLEKLSVDLESKWSETLKKETMELRRDLTHQKEEEKKAALQQLSRLKDEEVAASKRGWENIVNELQRQVNELKSKLNNAETVSAGELERLQREAAEEKRRLEERMAQAAEEFAQEVAAIEAKHAAELQALIKQKEEEIQEMESSLKTKHMQDIQTSLTAHRAALDGQKLEGEKLRQQALEEQKTAHQQQLEKTKEELHERHMTHFTEITESHQQQLEAARLELERAVEISHQRDRDHCMQIEELKAEITQRERHIKNLQEEIQKLKNNIDKLTRELEQKAKEMLKVRNDANLQIKKKEEVLHKRHLQEIENIKQDFSRESESMMSEFTEAQEILKDKISELQIMLEEAEEKYNNRDSRPEDLELIQQLRDAISEREGRMKQLIDEKRYYQLELVNRETNFNKVFNNTTNVGVINPLANKKPKKGEKPPVSKHSSQPSLGTNRLDPLPNSPMHHEALNPSKPLPSFTKKFVK, encoded by the exons ATGGCGACCAGTGCCAAAACTCCGTTTAGCCATTATCAAAATGGAAAGTATGGCACTCTACCTGGGAATCCGGGTAATAATTCAGAGGTTACGCAGGACATGCATCTCAAGATGTCAAAGAAAATAGCACAGCTCACAAAA GTCATTTATGCACTGAACACAAAGAATGATGAACATGAAGCAGTTGTCCAGACTTTAAAAGAGCAGCATGAAGAACAGATACAGCAATTGTTGTCAGAGACAAGAGAGAAAATCCTCAAAATCAAACAGAAAATTGACAATGACAGTGACCACAAACACACGATTTCGAACCTACAGAACTGTGTGGCAGAGCATGAGAAACACAAAAAGGAGGCCCTCAGTAAGTTTGAGGGCTACAAGAGACAGGCAGAGGAGCGTGAGAATAAACTCAAAACCGAACATTCGCAGAAATACCTGGAACTATCGCAGGAGGTCTTGGCAGCAAAACGGCATTTCGAGGAACAGTTGTCCAAGTTTGAGTTGTGGCGAAAAGAAGCAGATTCAGAGAAGGAGAAAGCTTTGGAAGAACAGAAACAAATCCACACCAAAGAAATGGATGAACTTCGTGATTTCTTCCGATCCCAAAACAACGACTGGTTGAACGAATGTGCTAAAATAGAGGATAAATACAAGGCGGAACTGGAGGGACTGAGGGCCCAGAGTGAGACACTGAACAGTGAGAAACAGAAACTGACAGAAGACTATGAATCCAAACTTGCCAAAGCCAAGGCCTTCTATGAGAAGGAGTTGGAAGTGTTACGAAACGCCAAGGATAGTTCAGTGGAGGACGTCGTTAACAGATACAAACAAGAGCAAGAGAAACTCAAGAAAGACTTCCTGTCCCAGCAGAAGGAGCTTAAGTTACAGATAGAGCGCCTAGTCAACGAGTTGTCTGTCAGCGAGGAAAACACCGACAAACTCAGGAAGGAGCTGGACAGTCTAAGAGACAGCATGAAAGACAAAGACGCCACCTCATCGGGGCTCTTCCAACAG CTACAACAAGTGCGTGTGGAGGCGGCGGACGCCAGTAAGAGACTGAAGGAGCTACAGTCAGAGCTGGTGGCGACTAAGGAGCGGTGCAGTCAGCAGGCGGAGGACCTCAACAGGAAGTCAG TTCACATTGGACAACTGGAAGGAACCGTTGTCCAGAAGACGTCTAAGATTAAAGAACTGGAGGACGAGATCAGGAAACTAAAGGACCGCTTGTCATGGCTGGAGTCGGAGCGGAAGTCCCTGGAGAACCAGAAAGAGTCCCTTTCAGAGAGTCAGCAGTCTCAGCTTAAGTCACTTGAAAGG TCTTTGGAGGATCTGTCGATTGAAAAGCAGACAATGATGACTCGGCTAGAGAAAGAGATTCAGTCGCTAAAGGAGAAGTCGGCGACCAGAGAGAGGGAGCTGACAGAGCAGCACACCAGCCAGGTACAGCAGCTCAACCAGGCCcactcccagagtcttgagATGACCAAGAAGAAGGCGGACGATCAGCTGACGCAGACCAAGGAG GAAATGCTGAAGAAGTACCATGAAGATGTTGAGAGATTGAACAAGGACAAATCTTCATTGCTGGATGAGTTTGAGAGAACTAAGCAAGAGTTACACAACAAGCTGGCAGCCGCTGAAGCAGAG GTTCAGCGACTGGAGAGAATTGTCAAGGACAGCGAGAGCGGTCTGGGATCCGCCTCGAGCCAGATCAACAGCTTAAAGGATGCCTCTCATCGCCTCAAGTCCGAACTTGAGAAAACCAGAGAGGAGCTCCGAACATCCAAAACCAACGCTGCAAATCTTAAG GTGGAGTTGGACAAATTACAGAACCTGTATGATGCTAAGATGATAGAAGCCCAGGCAGAGCTCAAAACTAAACTGGAGAAATTGTCTGTGGACTTGGAATCCAAGTGGTCCGAAACTCTCAA GAAGGAGACGATGGAATTGAGGCGAGATCTGACTCACCAGAAGGAGGAGGAGAAGAAGGCGGCCCTTCAGCAGCTGTCACGCCTCAAAGACGAGGAGGTTGCTGCCTCAAAAAGAGGCTGGGAAAACATCGTCAATGAGCTACAGAGACAG GTAAATGAGCTAAAGAGTAAATTAAACAATGCTGAGACAGTCAGTGCTGGCGAGCTGGAGAGACTTCAGAGAGAGGCTGCGGAGGAAAAGCGCCGCCTAGAGGAGAGAATGGCACAAGCTGCTGAGGAGTTTGCACAGGAAGTGGCAGCCATTGAAGCAAAACATGCTGCAGAATTACAAGCTCTCATCAAACAGAAAGAGGAGGAAATTCAG GAGATGGAGAGCAGTCTGAAAACTAAGCACATGCAGGATATCCAGACGTCACTGACGGCGCACCGAGCGGCCCTAGACGGACAGAAACTGGAGGGGGAGAAGCTGAGGCAGCAAGCCCTGGAGGAGCAGAAAACCGCTCACCAACAGCAGTTAG AGAAAACAAAGGAAGAGCTTCATGAGCGTCACATGACTCATTTCACCGAGATCACGGAGTCCCACCAACAGCAGCTGGAGGCTGCTCGACTCGAGCTGGAGCGAGCTGTCGAAATATCTCACCAAAGA GACAGAGACCACTGCATGCAGATCGAGGAGCTGAAGGCCGAGATCACACAGAGAGAGCGACACATTAAAAACCTTCAGGAGGAGATCCAGAAACTGAAGAACAACATCGACAAACTGACGCGAGAGCTGGAGCAGAAGGCCAAGGAAATGCTCAAAGTCCGCAACGACGCAAACCTTCAGATCAA GAAAAAAGAGGAAGTGCTTCACAAGCGCCATCTGCAAGAGATTGAAAACATAAAGCAAGACTTTTCTCGAGAATCTGAGTCAATGATGTCCGAGTTTACCGAGGCTCAAGAAATACTCAAGGACAAAATTTCAGAGTTACAAATCAT GTTAGAGGAGGCGGAGGAGAAATACAACAATCGCGACTCCCGTCCTGAGGATCTGGAACTTATTCAGCAGTTAAGGGACGCCATCTCTGAGAGAGAAGGCAGGATGAAGCAGCTTATT GATGAGAAGAGATATTATCAGCTGGAGCTCGTGAACAGAGAGACGAACTTTAACAAGGTGTTCAACAACACCACAAATGTTGGCGTCATCAACCCACTGGCAAATAAG AAACCAAAGAAAGGAGAGAAACCGCCCGTGTCCAAACATTCGAGCCAGCCCAGCCTGGGAACCAACCGTCTGGACCCCCTCCCCAACTCCCCGATGCACCATGAGGCCCTGAACCCCAGCAAACCTCTTCCATCCTTCACCAAGAAGTTTGTCAAATGA